Proteins encoded by one window of Rhodamnia argentea isolate NSW1041297 chromosome 6, ASM2092103v1, whole genome shotgun sequence:
- the LOC115741608 gene encoding ent-kaurenoic acid oxidase 2-like, with product MVVLPAAAWLIWWWNELRYVMPVEARIRKSSKKHPPGNMGLPILGKLLTFLWYFKALRRADDCINSKRQRTYLFGIPSIITHTLATNKFIFQSDVAFPYRWPPNDHVGPKSIISAPPHEHTQAQEIHHHRDHPRALYKIALLIQPRIITSLRSWSDRKDITAVDEVKQMTFQYIGKLFASVEPGPLLDEVSSLFDGLMLGFGDQPFSLPGTAYPYALQIEDEDGNKLNDDEVVDNIVSLVIGGYESISRACAWAFYYLASYPDVLHKLREENEACSKNEVGEPITSEDVAKMKYTSKIPSLPLF from the exons ATGGTGGTTCTTCCGGCGGCGGCATGGCTGATTTGGTGGTGGAATGAGCTGCGATACGTCATGCCCGTCGAAGCTCGGATTAGGAAGAGCAGTAAGAAGCATCCTCCAGGGAATATGGGACTGCCCATTTTGGGAAAGCTGTTGACCTTCCTTTGGTACTTCAAGGCCCTTCGCCGAGCTGAtgattgcatcaattcaaaGCGCCAGAG GACGTATTTGTTCGGGATTCCGTCGATAATTACGCACACACTGGCCACCAATAAGTTCATTTTCCAATCCGACGTCGCTTTCCCGTATAGATGGCCTCCAAACGACCACGTAGGACCGAAATCCATCATATCAGCCCCGCCCCATGAACACACACAAGCTCAAGAAATTCATCACCACCGCGATCACCCGAGAGCTCTCTACAAGATTGCTCTCCTCATTCAGCCCCGCATCATCACCTCCCTCCGGTCATGGTCTGACCGCAAGGACATAACGGCAGTCGATGAAGTCAAGCAG ATGACATTCCAGTACATTGGGAAGCTGTTTGCCAGCGTTGAGCCAGGGCCACTTTTGGATGAGGTCTCTTCCCTGTTCGATGGTCTCATGCTTGGTTTCGGAGACCAACCCTTTAGCCTTCCTGGGACTGCATACCCCTATGCCCTTCAG ATCGAAGATGAGGATGGGAACAAGTTGAACGATGATGAGGTGGTGGATAACATTGTGAGCCTCGTCATTGGAGGCTATGAATCCATCTCAAGAGCCTGCGCTTGGGCCTTTTACTATCTTGCCTCGTACCCAGATGTTCTTCATAAGCTCAGG GAGGAAAACGAGGCTTGTAGCAAGAATGAGGTTGGAGAGCCCATTACAAGTGAAGATGTTGCGAAGATGAAGTACACGAGCAAGATCCCTTCATTGCCCCTTTTTTAA